The following coding sequences are from one Capsicum annuum cultivar UCD-10X-F1 chromosome 3, UCD10Xv1.1, whole genome shotgun sequence window:
- the LOC124896909 gene encoding uncharacterized protein LOC124896909 encodes MIENLLLVSIPDFYMYEEIIREKVQCESEIDQLETYYEAGGGAKKKRLFGLGSEATSYFGKKLCACNASTSSVPPSISLPTTNMEELVKQLIPALTTHFFPIVIERVGGTRVQDGAVLDPPPTHDDDDGVDL; translated from the exons ATGATAGAAAATCTTTTGTTGGTGAGCATTCCCGACTTCTACAT GTATGAAGAAATTATACGGGAAAAAGTACAATGTGAATCTGAAATAGATCAATTGGAGACATATTATGAAGCTGGGGGAGgagcaaagaagaaaagattGTTTGGTCTTGGATCTGAAGCTACAAGTTACTTTGGGAAAAAACTGTGTGCCTGCAATGCTTCCACATCATCAGTACCACCTTCGATTTCTTTACCGACAACAAATATGGAGGAGTTGGTGAAGCAATTGATTCCGGCCCTTACTACTCATTTTTTTCCAATAGTTATTGAGCGTGTTGGTGGTACTAGGGTACAAGATGGGGCCGTGCTTGATCCTCCTCCTactcatgatgatgatgacgGTGTTGATTTGTAG